In Amycolatopsis coloradensis, one genomic interval encodes:
- a CDS encoding haloalkane dehalogenase: MRLLRTPDDRFSDLPDFDFEPRYAELVDLHGGVIRVGYVEAGPEDGPPVLLLHGEPTWSYLYRKVIPVLADAGLRAIAPDLVGFGRSDKPGDMVDHTYQRHVEWMRAFAFDVLDLTDVTLVGQDWGGLIGLRLVAENPDRFARVVAANTGLPTGDTDMPELWHKFRDAMENAQVIDVGRFVQSGCQTKLSEEVRAAYDAPFPNEMYKAAPRAMPSLVPITPGDPASAANRAALKVLSELNKPFLVSFSDGDPITAPWGLELRGSMRGARELEHPTITGAGHFLQEDAGGRLGEVIARFVRS, encoded by the coding sequence GTGCGCCTTTTAAGGACACCGGACGACCGGTTCTCGGACCTGCCCGATTTCGACTTCGAACCGCGCTACGCGGAGCTCGTCGACCTTCACGGCGGCGTGATCAGAGTGGGGTACGTGGAGGCCGGGCCCGAGGACGGGCCGCCCGTTCTCCTGCTGCACGGCGAGCCCACCTGGTCCTACCTCTACCGCAAGGTCATCCCGGTGCTCGCCGACGCCGGGCTGCGCGCCATCGCGCCCGACCTGGTCGGCTTCGGCCGATCCGACAAACCCGGCGACATGGTCGACCACACCTACCAGCGGCACGTCGAGTGGATGCGCGCGTTCGCCTTCGATGTCCTCGACCTGACCGACGTCACCCTGGTCGGCCAGGATTGGGGCGGACTGATCGGCCTGCGGCTGGTCGCCGAAAACCCCGACCGCTTCGCGCGGGTCGTCGCGGCCAACACCGGCCTCCCCACCGGCGACACCGACATGCCCGAGCTCTGGCACAAGTTCCGCGACGCCATGGAGAACGCCCAGGTCATCGACGTCGGGCGGTTCGTCCAGTCCGGCTGCCAGACCAAGCTGTCCGAGGAGGTCCGCGCCGCCTACGACGCGCCCTTCCCGAACGAGATGTACAAGGCCGCGCCGCGCGCGATGCCGTCGCTGGTGCCGATCACTCCGGGTGATCCGGCCTCGGCCGCCAACCGGGCCGCGCTGAAGGTGCTTTCGGAATTGAACAAGCCGTTCCTGGTCTCGTTCTCCGACGGCGACCCGATCACCGCGCCGTGGGGCCTCGAACTGCGGGGCTCGATGCGCGGCGCCCGCGAACTCGAGCATCCGACGATCACCGGCGCGGGCCACTTCCTGCAGGAGGACGCCGGTGGGCGGCTGGGCGAGGTCATCGCCCGCTTCGTTCGCTCCTGA
- a CDS encoding DUF350 domain-containing protein, with protein MTTTLALSDTFGSDLVRGIGAILLYGVVGLLMMFAGFWAIDWTTPGKLAQLVTRGLPNAVIVTASGLLSMAFIIVVAIANSASDLTEGLITSLVYGLLGIIVQVLAVRLLEWATRIDVRSTIESEKFAPASIVVAAAHLALGLVVAVAIS; from the coding sequence GTGACCACCACCCTTGCGCTGTCCGACACGTTCGGCTCCGACCTCGTGCGAGGGATCGGCGCGATCCTGTTGTACGGCGTCGTCGGCCTGCTGATGATGTTCGCCGGGTTCTGGGCGATCGACTGGACCACGCCCGGCAAGCTCGCCCAGCTGGTCACCCGCGGCCTGCCGAACGCGGTCATCGTCACCGCGTCGGGCCTGTTGTCGATGGCGTTCATCATCGTCGTGGCGATCGCGAACTCCGCCAGCGACCTGACCGAGGGGCTCATCACCTCGCTGGTCTACGGCCTGCTCGGCATCATCGTGCAGGTGCTCGCCGTCCGGCTGCTGGAGTGGGCGACCCGGATCGACGTCCGCTCGACGATCGAGAGCGAGAAGTTCGCCCCGGCCAGCATCGTCGTCGCGGCCGCGCACCTCGCCCTCGGCCTGGTCGTGGCCGTCGCCATCTCGTGA
- a CDS encoding glutathionylspermidine synthase family protein: MYRDSKPPRRDWQNIVEEQGLVFGTPARDGSGKSRPYWDESVHYVFDMDEILSVEADVELLHSMCLEAVDNVITTEQYHRFGIPEWVWPHIAESWKRQDPHVYGRFDLRYDGKSPAKLLEYNADTPTSLLEAAVLQWHWKTAVFPENDQWNSIHEKLVERWGELADKLPSNELHFTWSSADPSGEDHVTTAYLQETAAEAGLDTVGLSIEEIGWDPVLKRFVDLEEAQMATVVKLYPWEWVVDEEFGRFAVETMPRTLWVEPLWKMILSNKTLLAILWENYPGHPNLLPAFADDPGLLTEYVRKPKLGREGANVQIVATGYETQTDGVYGAEGFVYQAFDPLPEFQGYRPALGAWIVGDQAAGLGIRETAGLVTDDGAAFVPHRIVES; this comes from the coding sequence GTGTACCGGGATTCCAAGCCGCCCCGGCGGGACTGGCAGAACATCGTCGAAGAGCAGGGGCTGGTCTTCGGCACGCCCGCCCGCGACGGCTCCGGCAAGTCCCGGCCGTACTGGGACGAGTCGGTCCACTACGTCTTCGACATGGACGAGATCCTGTCCGTCGAGGCGGACGTGGAGCTGCTGCACTCGATGTGCCTCGAAGCCGTCGACAACGTGATCACCACGGAGCAGTACCACCGCTTCGGCATCCCCGAGTGGGTCTGGCCGCATATCGCCGAGTCGTGGAAGCGGCAGGATCCGCACGTCTACGGCCGGTTCGACCTGCGCTACGACGGCAAGAGCCCGGCGAAGCTGCTCGAGTACAACGCCGACACCCCGACCTCGCTGCTCGAGGCCGCGGTGCTGCAGTGGCACTGGAAGACCGCGGTCTTCCCCGAGAACGACCAGTGGAACTCGATCCACGAGAAGCTGGTCGAGCGCTGGGGCGAGCTCGCCGACAAGCTGCCGTCCAACGAACTGCATTTCACCTGGTCGTCGGCCGATCCGTCCGGTGAGGACCACGTGACGACGGCGTACCTGCAGGAGACCGCGGCCGAGGCCGGGCTCGACACCGTCGGCCTGTCGATCGAGGAGATCGGCTGGGACCCGGTGCTCAAACGGTTCGTCGACCTCGAAGAGGCGCAGATGGCGACCGTGGTGAAGCTCTACCCGTGGGAATGGGTGGTCGACGAGGAGTTCGGCCGCTTCGCCGTCGAGACCATGCCGCGCACGCTGTGGGTCGAGCCGCTGTGGAAGATGATCCTCTCCAACAAGACGCTGCTCGCGATCCTGTGGGAGAACTACCCGGGGCATCCGAACCTGCTGCCCGCCTTCGCCGACGACCCCGGTCTGCTGACCGAGTACGTCCGCAAGCCGAAACTCGGCCGCGAGGGCGCGAACGTGCAGATCGTCGCCACCGGGTACGAAACGCAGACCGACGGTGTCTACGGCGCGGAAGGGTTCGTCTACCAGGCGTTCGACCCGCTCCCGGAGTTCCAGGGCTACCGGCCCGCGCTCGGCGCGTGGATCGTCGGGGACCAGGCCGCCGGCCTCGGCATCCGCGAGACCGCGGGTCTCGTCACCGACGACGGTGCGGCGTTCGTCCCGCACCGCATCGTCGAGTCGTGA
- a CDS encoding septum formation family protein translates to MSQQAERFRDPRNALSTLRTRLVMAGVFAGAIIALSLSVAFSWNVGPEGGAGGGAPKLSPAAAEAFQSPPGTCLTWNNPDATDARRVPCAEAHLFEVTSIVDIGAQYPPGAPSPNLEQWQEISRSQCTIDVKPYLGRTLDPYGKLSMNLLRPTPAQWADGDRQLRCGLQWAGQGGKLQPTKGPAKEQDQSAVWEPGTCLALLNNSFGDPIDCAQTHSYEIIATLDLKTKFKNGYPSQEQQNTWLDTECSTAAQEYTGNADLAAKKLILSWDVREQESWDAGSTLVNCKVAAVLPENKGLAPVTGSVKVGTGETPPPSSSSAPKTGG, encoded by the coding sequence ATGTCTCAACAGGCCGAGCGGTTCCGTGATCCGCGAAACGCGCTGAGCACCCTGCGCACCCGGCTCGTCATGGCCGGTGTGTTCGCGGGCGCGATCATCGCGCTTTCGCTGAGTGTGGCGTTTTCGTGGAACGTGGGCCCGGAGGGCGGTGCGGGCGGCGGCGCCCCCAAACTGTCGCCCGCCGCGGCCGAGGCGTTCCAATCTCCTCCTGGCACCTGTCTGACCTGGAACAATCCGGACGCCACCGACGCGCGGCGCGTGCCGTGCGCCGAGGCCCACCTGTTCGAGGTCACCAGCATCGTCGACATCGGCGCGCAGTACCCGCCGGGGGCGCCGAGCCCGAACCTGGAGCAGTGGCAGGAGATCTCCAGGTCGCAGTGCACGATCGACGTCAAGCCGTACCTCGGCCGCACGCTGGACCCGTACGGCAAGCTGAGCATGAACCTGCTCCGGCCGACGCCCGCGCAGTGGGCGGACGGCGACCGGCAGCTGCGGTGCGGTCTGCAGTGGGCGGGCCAGGGCGGCAAGCTCCAGCCGACCAAGGGGCCGGCGAAGGAGCAGGACCAGTCCGCCGTCTGGGAGCCGGGCACCTGCCTCGCGCTGCTCAACAACAGCTTCGGCGACCCCATCGACTGCGCGCAGACGCATTCGTACGAGATCATCGCGACGCTCGATCTCAAGACGAAGTTCAAGAACGGCTACCCGTCGCAGGAGCAGCAGAACACCTGGCTGGACACCGAGTGCTCGACGGCCGCGCAGGAGTACACCGGCAACGCGGACCTGGCGGCGAAGAAGCTCATCCTCAGCTGGGACGTCCGCGAGCAGGAGAGCTGGGACGCCGGGTCGACGCTGGTGAACTGCAAGGTGGCGGCGGTCCTGCCGGAGAACAAGGGGCTGGCGCCGGTCACCGGGAGCGTCAAGGTCGGCACCGGCGAGACCCCGCCGCCGTCGTCGTCTTCGGCCCCGAAGACCGGAGGGTGA
- a CDS encoding metallopeptidase family protein: MPVEMTQQRFEELVSEALDELPPEFADAMDNVVVLVEEFNEESPTILGLYHGVALTERTHEYGGVLPDRISIYRRPLLEMCDTEEDVVEEVLITVVHEVGHHFGIDDARLHELGWG, translated from the coding sequence GTGCCCGTCGAGATGACCCAGCAGCGGTTCGAGGAGCTGGTTTCGGAGGCACTGGACGAGCTCCCGCCCGAATTCGCGGACGCCATGGACAACGTCGTGGTACTCGTGGAGGAGTTCAACGAGGAGTCGCCCACGATCCTCGGCCTGTACCACGGGGTCGCGCTGACCGAGCGGACCCACGAGTACGGCGGGGTGCTGCCGGACCGGATCTCGATCTACCGGCGTCCGCTGCTGGAGATGTGCGACACCGAGGAGGACGTCGTCGAGGAGGTGCTGATCACGGTCGTCCACGAGGTCGGCCACCATTTCGGCATCGACGACGCGCGCTTGCACGAACTCGGGTGGGGCTGA
- a CDS encoding MFS transporter — translation MAESAARGRSDRRLRWLLASSAASNLGDGIGKVAFPLLAVTLTRDPLLIAGLSATQFLPWLLFALPAGALLDRIDRRRAMILANSVRAVVVGGTAALVAAGGVTIWLVYAAALLIGSAEVVADSAANVLIPAVVGKGSLDSANSKLQACEIVGQTFLGGPVGSATFALFATFPFMLNSVGFAIAAAVLIGLAGSYRPRATGNAPAGLRTELAEGFRWLKHSRLVLRLVVIAGLISLVSELAQAQLVLYAIEYLRLSEAAFGLFAFVGGIGGLLGAALAPRLVKATSRRAVLLGGTACCGAAFTGMGLTSSPVAGAALFGLFAAAVVAVNIVLGTARHTLVPGDLLGRVLGVWRTVVWGAIPVGALLGGVLTHALGSPARTFLTSGLLLFGVAGFAFVSLRQGAFDDESATEERVLHRDR, via the coding sequence ATGGCCGAGTCGGCGGCACGAGGGAGGAGTGACCGGCGGTTGCGCTGGTTGCTCGCGTCCAGCGCGGCGTCGAACCTCGGCGACGGGATCGGCAAGGTCGCGTTCCCGCTGCTCGCGGTCACCCTGACCCGTGATCCGCTGCTCATCGCCGGCCTCTCGGCGACCCAGTTCCTGCCGTGGCTGCTGTTCGCGCTCCCGGCGGGCGCGCTGCTCGACCGCATCGACCGGCGGCGGGCGATGATCCTCGCGAACAGCGTCCGCGCGGTCGTCGTCGGCGGGACGGCCGCCCTGGTCGCGGCGGGCGGAGTGACGATCTGGCTGGTCTACGCCGCCGCCCTGCTCATCGGCTCCGCGGAGGTGGTCGCCGACAGCGCCGCGAACGTGCTCATCCCGGCGGTCGTCGGCAAGGGATCACTCGACAGCGCGAACAGCAAGCTCCAGGCGTGCGAGATCGTGGGGCAGACCTTCCTGGGCGGGCCGGTCGGCAGCGCTACCTTCGCGCTCTTCGCGACGTTCCCGTTCATGCTCAACTCGGTGGGCTTCGCGATCGCGGCCGCCGTGTTGATCGGACTCGCCGGGAGCTATCGGCCGAGAGCCACCGGCAACGCGCCCGCCGGCCTCCGCACCGAACTGGCGGAGGGTTTCCGCTGGCTGAAGCACAGCAGGCTGGTGCTGCGGCTGGTCGTCATCGCCGGGCTGATCAGCCTGGTCAGCGAACTCGCGCAGGCGCAGCTGGTGCTCTACGCGATCGAGTACCTGCGTCTCAGCGAAGCGGCCTTCGGGCTCTTCGCGTTCGTCGGCGGCATCGGCGGCCTGCTCGGCGCGGCCCTCGCCCCTCGGTTGGTGAAGGCGACCAGCCGGCGCGCGGTGCTCCTCGGGGGCACGGCCTGCTGCGGCGCGGCGTTCACCGGGATGGGCCTGACGAGCTCGCCGGTGGCGGGTGCGGCACTGTTCGGCCTGTTCGCGGCCGCCGTGGTCGCGGTGAACATCGTGCTCGGGACGGCGCGGCACACGCTCGTCCCCGGCGACCTGCTCGGCCGGGTCCTCGGCGTGTGGCGCACCGTCGTCTGGGGTGCGATCCCGGTGGGCGCCCTGCTCGGCGGCGTCCTCACCCACGCTCTCGGTTCCCCGGCCAGGACGTTCCTCACGTCCGGGCTGCTGCTGTTCGGAGTAGCCGGTTTCGCGTTCGTCTCGTTACGGCAAGGAGCCTTCGATGACGAATCGGCCACGGAGGAGCGGGTTCTCCACCGAGACCGGTGA
- a CDS encoding DUF4232 domain-containing protein has translation MTMVRSKLISIGGLVAGTAGLLLLSACGAETAPVAQNTSASPSGSAPDTSAAPSASSSSPAPAPQPVQPSAQAPKNDGLCKAGDVKLSIKDSDAAAGTVYRKLVITNASGHPCTVQGFPGISYVTGADGHQVGEAAYRDGAKGGPVQLAKGESAIADVGFVNVRNYDEAVCKPTETRGLRVYLPQETASNFVPVQGLGCAGKIPGNQLTVKTVHKG, from the coding sequence ATGACCATGGTTCGTTCAAAATTGATCTCCATCGGCGGTCTCGTCGCGGGTACCGCCGGGCTTCTGCTGCTCAGCGCCTGCGGTGCGGAGACCGCGCCCGTCGCGCAGAACACGTCCGCGTCGCCGTCCGGTTCGGCGCCGGACACCTCCGCCGCGCCCAGCGCGAGCTCTTCGAGCCCGGCGCCTGCCCCGCAGCCCGTCCAGCCGTCCGCACAGGCGCCGAAGAACGACGGGCTGTGCAAGGCCGGCGACGTCAAACTGTCCATCAAGGACAGTGACGCCGCCGCGGGCACGGTGTACCGCAAGCTCGTCATCACCAACGCGAGCGGACACCCGTGCACCGTCCAGGGCTTCCCGGGCATCTCGTACGTGACCGGCGCCGACGGCCACCAGGTCGGTGAGGCCGCGTACCGCGACGGCGCCAAGGGTGGCCCGGTCCAGCTCGCCAAGGGGGAGAGCGCGATCGCCGACGTCGGTTTCGTGAACGTCCGCAACTACGACGAGGCGGTCTGCAAGCCCACCGAGACCCGAGGGCTGCGGGTGTACCTGCCGCAGGAGACGGCGTCGAACTTCGTGCCGGTGCAAGGACTCGGCTGCGCCGGGAAGATTCCTGGCAATCAGCTGACCGTCAAGACCGTCCACAAGGGCTAG
- a CDS encoding histidine phosphatase family protein — MKLLLVRHGQTDGNVRGALDTALPGPPLTELGREQAQDLAKRLDGEPIVAVYASQAIRAQQTAAPLAAKLGLDVLVLDGVHEVAAGDLEGKTDKDSITTYMSVVRRWTLGELDPPIPGGETGAQVRARMLDAVARLRAKHEQADPDGTVVLVSHGGAIRLGGEWLAGNVTAEVANQGLVPNTGIVELVATPTGWTCLTWAEAPVEP, encoded by the coding sequence GTGAAACTTCTCCTCGTCCGCCACGGCCAGACCGACGGCAACGTGCGGGGCGCGCTCGACACCGCGCTGCCGGGGCCACCGCTCACCGAGCTGGGCCGCGAGCAGGCCCAGGACCTCGCGAAGCGGCTGGACGGCGAGCCGATCGTCGCGGTCTACGCCTCGCAGGCGATCCGCGCCCAGCAGACCGCCGCGCCGCTGGCGGCGAAACTCGGCTTGGACGTCCTGGTCCTCGACGGCGTGCACGAGGTCGCGGCGGGCGACCTCGAAGGCAAGACGGACAAGGACTCGATCACGACCTACATGAGCGTCGTGCGCCGGTGGACGCTCGGCGAGCTCGACCCGCCGATCCCCGGCGGCGAGACCGGTGCGCAGGTCCGCGCCCGCATGCTCGACGCGGTCGCCCGTCTGCGTGCCAAGCACGAGCAGGCCGACCCCGACGGCACAGTGGTGCTGGTGAGCCACGGCGGCGCGATCCGGCTGGGCGGCGAATGGCTCGCCGGGAACGTGACCGCCGAGGTCGCCAACCAGGGGCTCGTGCCGAACACCGGGATCGTCGAGCTCGTCGCGACCCCTACCGGCTGGACCTGTCTCACCTGGGCGGAAGCCCCTGTCGAACCCTGA
- the pheA gene encoding prephenate dehydratase, producing the protein MSRIAYFGPQGTFTEQAARRLAPGEELIPAETIPAALAAVRSGAADAACVPIENSVEGAVTATLDSLSEAEPVVAVAEVLLPVHFSVLTRPGITEIRTVASHPHALAQVRHWVEANLPGARPVATSSTAAAAVAVDAGEFDAAVTAPVAVEHYPLEVRATEVADVRDAKTRFILVRTPGELPEPTGADRTSIVAAATNRTGALAELLTELAVRGINLTKLDARPTRNNFGEYRFFIDFEGHVAEPRIGDALAALRRRCRNVRFLGSHPRADNGTTEIEPGAANEDFTDAIGWVESVRKGAQA; encoded by the coding sequence GTGTCACGGATCGCTTACTTCGGCCCCCAGGGAACCTTCACCGAACAGGCCGCCCGCCGGCTCGCCCCCGGGGAGGAGCTGATCCCGGCGGAGACCATCCCGGCGGCGCTGGCCGCGGTGCGCTCGGGCGCGGCCGACGCCGCGTGTGTCCCGATCGAGAACTCCGTGGAGGGCGCGGTCACCGCCACCCTCGACAGCCTGAGCGAGGCCGAGCCGGTCGTCGCGGTGGCGGAGGTGCTGCTGCCGGTCCACTTCAGCGTGCTGACCCGGCCGGGCATCACCGAGATCCGCACCGTGGCCAGCCATCCGCACGCGCTCGCCCAGGTCCGCCACTGGGTCGAGGCGAATCTGCCGGGGGCGCGCCCGGTCGCCACGTCGTCCACGGCGGCGGCCGCGGTCGCGGTCGACGCGGGCGAGTTCGACGCCGCCGTCACCGCGCCGGTCGCCGTCGAGCACTACCCGCTGGAGGTGCGGGCCACCGAGGTCGCCGACGTCCGCGACGCCAAGACCCGGTTCATCCTCGTCCGCACGCCCGGTGAGCTGCCGGAGCCGACCGGGGCGGACCGCACTTCGATCGTCGCCGCCGCGACGAACCGGACCGGCGCCTTGGCGGAACTGCTCACCGAGCTGGCGGTCCGCGGGATCAACCTCACCAAGCTGGACGCCCGCCCGACCAGGAACAACTTCGGCGAGTACCGCTTCTTCATCGACTTCGAGGGACATGTGGCAGAGCCCCGGATCGGCGACGCGCTGGCCGCGTTGCGCCGCCGGTGCCGGAACGTGCGGTTCCTCGGCTCCCACCCGCGCGCGGACAACGGCACGACCGAGATCGAGCCGGGCGCCGCCAACGAGGATTTCACCGACGCGATCGGCTGGGTCGAGTCGGTACGGAAGGGAGCACAGGCGTGA
- a CDS encoding macro domain-containing protein: MTAEPGTRTGHEYTGPSFAPPSDRPTPELVLCAVDDLLAQAWTTVADTVDGRVFVHRGSVLDVVAQAVVSPANSYGWMRGGIDAVYARAYPEVEQNVRSAVLAYHGGELPIGEAVIVPTGEAEPAWLISAPTTREPGERLPRDTVHPYLAARAVFQQWRDGRLDQGRVRDLVHTIAMPGLGTGFGGVAPASCARQVAAAWNEVFTPGRTRNGR, translated from the coding sequence GTGACCGCCGAACCGGGCACGCGCACCGGCCACGAGTACACCGGCCCCTCCTTCGCTCCCCCGTCGGACCGCCCCACTCCGGAGCTGGTGCTCTGCGCCGTCGATGACCTGCTCGCACAAGCCTGGACGACCGTCGCGGACACTGTGGACGGCCGGGTCTTCGTGCACCGCGGGTCCGTGCTCGACGTCGTCGCGCAGGCCGTCGTCAGCCCCGCGAACTCCTACGGCTGGATGCGCGGCGGCATCGACGCCGTGTACGCCCGCGCCTATCCCGAGGTCGAGCAGAACGTGCGCAGCGCCGTGCTCGCCTACCACGGCGGGGAGCTCCCGATCGGCGAAGCGGTTATCGTGCCCACCGGCGAGGCCGAGCCCGCCTGGCTGATCAGCGCGCCGACGACGCGGGAACCCGGCGAACGCCTCCCGCGTGACACCGTGCATCCGTACCTGGCCGCCAGGGCGGTGTTCCAGCAGTGGCGCGACGGCAGGCTCGACCAGGGCCGGGTCCGTGATCTCGTGCACACGATCGCGATGCCCGGACTCGGTACCGGCTTCGGCGGGGTCGCGCCCGCGTCCTGCGCACGGCAGGTCGCCGCCGCGTGGAACGAGGTCTTCACGCCGGGCCGTACCCGTAACGGACGGTAA
- the coaA gene encoding type I pantothenate kinase — MPRVRELSPYVELHREQWRELRRSTPLPLTAAELLRLRGLGEQVDLAEVAEVYLPLSRLINLQVAARQRLYEATTTFLGEDSRGTKVPYIIGIAGSVAVGKSTTARILRTLLARWPDHPRVDLVTTDGFLYPRAELVRRGIMHRKGFPESYDRRALLRFVTEVKSGADRVSAPVYSHLAYDILPDEEQVVQRPDILILEGLNVLQPGPRLTVSDLFDFSIYVDAPTTDIERWYIERFLKLRHTAFADPASHFHHFAGLPDDEARAEARHLWRTINEPNLMENIKPTRPRATLVLRKDADHAINRVRLRKL; from the coding sequence ATGCCGCGGGTCCGTGAGCTCAGTCCCTACGTCGAGCTGCACCGTGAGCAGTGGCGCGAGTTGCGCAGGTCGACTCCTCTGCCGCTGACCGCCGCGGAACTGCTGCGGCTGCGCGGTCTCGGCGAACAGGTCGACCTGGCCGAGGTCGCCGAGGTCTATCTGCCGCTCTCCCGGCTGATCAATCTCCAGGTCGCCGCCCGGCAACGGTTGTACGAGGCCACCACCACCTTTCTCGGTGAAGACAGTCGGGGCACCAAGGTGCCGTACATCATCGGGATCGCGGGCAGTGTCGCCGTCGGCAAGTCGACCACCGCGCGCATCCTGCGCACCCTGCTCGCCCGCTGGCCGGATCACCCCAGGGTCGACCTGGTCACCACCGACGGTTTCCTCTACCCGCGTGCGGAACTGGTGCGGCGCGGGATCATGCACCGCAAGGGTTTCCCGGAAAGCTACGACCGGCGGGCGCTGCTGCGGTTCGTCACCGAGGTGAAGTCCGGGGCGGACCGGGTCAGCGCTCCGGTGTACTCGCACCTCGCCTACGACATCCTTCCCGACGAGGAGCAGGTCGTTCAGCGGCCCGACATCCTGATCCTCGAAGGGTTGAACGTCCTTCAGCCCGGTCCTCGGCTCACCGTCTCCGATCTGTTCGACTTCTCGATCTACGTGGACGCGCCGACGACCGACATCGAACGCTGGTACATCGAGCGCTTCCTCAAGCTGCGGCACACCGCTTTCGCGGACCCCGCGTCGCACTTCCACCACTTCGCCGGCCTCCCGGACGACGAGGCCCGTGCCGAGGCACGCCACCTGTGGCGCACGATCAACGAGCCGAACCTGATGGAGAACATCAAACCGACGCGGCCCCGAGCGACCCTCGTCCTCCGCAAGGACGCCGACCACGCGATCAACCGGGTCCGGCTGCGCAAGCTCTGA
- a CDS encoding type II toxin-antitoxin system VapC family toxin — translation MSFLLDTNIVSEARRRTPNPGFARWWGEVSSSRLYLSALTVGEIERGITKLRHRGERDRERAEALADWLAGLTAQFSERILPVTAEIAAEWGRQYAPRKVPSIDGLIAATARAHELTLVTRNLADMAGLGAQVHNPFD, via the coding sequence GTGAGCTTTCTGCTGGACACGAACATCGTGTCCGAGGCTCGGCGCCGCACGCCGAACCCGGGTTTCGCCCGGTGGTGGGGAGAGGTGTCGTCGAGCAGGCTGTATCTGAGCGCGCTGACGGTGGGGGAAATCGAGAGGGGGATAACGAAACTCAGGCATCGAGGGGAGCGGGACAGGGAGCGTGCGGAGGCGCTGGCCGATTGGCTGGCCGGGCTCACCGCGCAGTTCTCGGAACGGATCCTTCCGGTGACCGCCGAAATCGCGGCCGAATGGGGCAGGCAGTACGCGCCGCGGAAAGTGCCGTCGATCGACGGGCTGATCGCCGCGACCGCCCGGGCCCACGAGCTGACCCTGGTCACCAGGAACCTCGCCGACATGGCCGGGCTCGGCGCGCAGGTGCACAATCCGTTCGACTGA
- a CDS encoding type II toxin-antitoxin system Phd/YefM family antitoxin, producing the protein MEAATWQVQDAKQRLSELLRRAASDGPQFVTKHGEEVAVVLDIVDYRRLTGSGEAVDFKLALSGEQHHPEYGEALADVLEEIAAERAEDLPRDAVEVSG; encoded by the coding sequence ATGGAAGCAGCAACCTGGCAAGTGCAGGATGCCAAGCAGCGGCTGAGCGAGCTGCTGCGCCGAGCCGCGTCCGATGGGCCGCAGTTCGTCACGAAACATGGGGAGGAGGTGGCCGTGGTGCTGGACATCGTGGATTACCGCAGGTTGACCGGAAGTGGCGAAGCCGTCGATTTCAAACTCGCGCTTTCCGGGGAGCAGCATCATCCCGAGTACGGGGAGGCGCTGGCCGACGTACTGGAGGAGATCGCCGCCGAACGAGCGGAAGACCTGCCGAGGGATGCCGTGGAGGTGAGCGGGTGA